Proteins found in one Aquibium microcysteis genomic segment:
- a CDS encoding (2Fe-2S)-binding protein: protein MLVCQCNMIKQSEIERTIVDLLDADPWQLIVPAKVYHALSKRGRCCGCFPNVVETIIRVTEEYHARSEASAVEIVSHLDRVRSLRGQYGSRRHEGRTTSHRAA, encoded by the coding sequence ATGCTTGTCTGCCAGTGCAACATGATCAAGCAGAGCGAGATCGAGCGGACCATCGTCGACCTGCTCGATGCCGACCCGTGGCAGCTCATCGTGCCTGCGAAGGTTTACCACGCCCTCTCCAAGCGAGGTCGCTGTTGCGGCTGTTTCCCAAATGTGGTGGAAACGATCATCCGGGTCACCGAGGAGTACCACGCGCGTTCGGAGGCGAGCGCCGTGGAGATCGTTTCACACCTGGACCGCGTGCGCAGTCTGCGCGGTCAATATGGGAGCAGGCGCCATGAAGGGCGAACCACAAGTCATCGAGCGGCTTAA
- the bfr gene encoding bacterioferritin: protein MKGEPQVIERLNEALFLELGAVNQYWLHYRLLDDWGYAKLAKKEREESIEEMHHADKIIERIIFLEGHPNLQSIGALRIGENVKEVLEADLAGEYDARTSYKKSREICHQVGDYVTMQLFEELLKDEEGHIDFLETQLELMKSIGEEKYGLLNAASADGDD, encoded by the coding sequence ATGAAGGGCGAACCACAAGTCATCGAGCGGCTTAACGAGGCTCTCTTCCTGGAGCTCGGCGCCGTCAACCAGTACTGGCTCCACTATCGTCTTCTCGACGACTGGGGTTATGCCAAGCTCGCCAAGAAGGAGCGCGAGGAGTCGATCGAGGAGATGCATCACGCCGACAAGATCATCGAGCGGATCATCTTCCTGGAAGGGCACCCGAACCTGCAGTCGATCGGTGCGCTGCGGATCGGCGAGAACGTCAAGGAAGTGCTCGAGGCGGATCTGGCCGGCGAGTACGATGCGCGCACCTCCTACAAGAAGTCGCGCGAGATCTGCCATCAGGTCGGAGACTACGTCACCATGCAGCTCTTCGAAGAGCTCCTGAAGGACGAGGAAGGCCACATCGATTTCCTCGAAACGCAGCTCGAACTCATGAAGTCGATCGGCGAGGAGAAGTATGGTCTCCTGAACGCCGCCTCGGCGGACGGCGACGACTGA
- a CDS encoding di-heme oxidoredictase family protein — MRMRPSRLALRMRAPVTISTVLVACAVAGASGLPTARDDLSPAERDRVASVTAPAVDFSKPEAFEVMQGGASTSRKLVNQDAFSNFSANLSFEQEETFKLGNALFRKLWVSSPSSTQASDGLGPLFNARACQSCHLKDGRGHPPEGAADATSMFLRLSRAPRTPQEQELIRSKAILNLPDPIYGGQLQDLAVPGMKAEGRMAIDYEDFTIALGDGTEVPMRRPSYSVTDLAYGPLDVTTTLSPRVTPAMIGLGLIEQIHPADILARADPDDANGDGISGRASIVRDPATGELVLGRFGWKAQNPTIRAQSAGAFSGDIGISNPDHPDNWGDCTDVQADCRTAPHGAQSRLGETEAPDPVLDLVTFYSQHLAVPARRDVDDPQVLRGKEIFHSIGCAACHTPKYVTRKDAPDKTLAFQLIWPYSDLLLHDLGPGMADWQPVGDARGGEWRTQPLWGIGLTQTVSGHTFFLHDGRARNLVEAILWHGGEAEAVTEGFKALPKADRDALVRFLESL; from the coding sequence ATGCGCATGCGGCCCTCGCGTCTGGCGCTCCGCATGCGCGCCCCGGTGACGATCTCGACGGTGCTCGTCGCATGCGCGGTCGCCGGGGCATCCGGCTTGCCGACCGCGCGCGACGACCTGTCGCCGGCCGAGCGGGATCGCGTCGCGTCCGTGACGGCGCCCGCCGTCGATTTCTCGAAGCCGGAGGCGTTCGAGGTCATGCAGGGCGGCGCGAGCACGTCGCGAAAGCTCGTCAATCAGGACGCCTTCTCGAACTTCTCCGCCAATCTCAGTTTCGAGCAGGAAGAGACCTTCAAGCTCGGCAACGCGCTGTTTCGCAAGCTCTGGGTCTCGTCGCCCTCCTCCACGCAGGCGTCCGACGGGCTCGGCCCCCTCTTCAACGCGCGGGCCTGCCAGAGCTGCCACCTGAAGGACGGCCGCGGCCACCCGCCCGAGGGCGCCGCCGACGCGACGTCGATGTTCCTGCGCCTGTCACGTGCGCCGCGGACGCCGCAGGAACAGGAACTCATCAGGTCGAAGGCGATCCTCAACCTGCCCGATCCCATCTATGGCGGCCAGCTGCAGGATCTCGCCGTCCCCGGCATGAAGGCCGAAGGCCGCATGGCCATCGACTATGAGGATTTCACCATCGCCCTCGGCGATGGCACGGAGGTCCCGATGCGGCGTCCGTCCTACTCCGTCACCGACCTGGCCTACGGACCTCTGGACGTGACCACCACCCTGTCGCCCCGGGTGACCCCGGCGATGATCGGACTTGGCCTGATCGAGCAGATCCACCCCGCCGACATCCTGGCGCGCGCCGATCCCGACGACGCGAATGGCGACGGCATATCCGGCCGCGCCAGCATCGTGCGCGATCCGGCGACCGGCGAACTCGTGCTCGGGCGCTTCGGCTGGAAGGCACAGAACCCCACGATCCGCGCGCAGTCCGCGGGTGCCTTTTCGGGCGACATCGGTATTTCCAATCCGGACCATCCCGACAACTGGGGTGACTGCACCGATGTGCAGGCCGATTGTCGCACCGCCCCGCATGGCGCGCAGTCGCGGCTGGGCGAGACGGAAGCCCCCGACCCCGTGCTCGATCTCGTCACCTTCTATTCGCAGCATTTGGCCGTGCCCGCCCGGCGCGACGTCGATGATCCGCAGGTCCTGCGCGGCAAGGAGATTTTCCATTCCATCGGCTGCGCCGCCTGCCACACGCCCAAATACGTGACCCGCAAGGACGCGCCCGACAAGACGCTCGCCTTCCAGCTGATATGGCCCTATTCGGACCTCCTGCTCCACGATCTCGGGCCGGGGATGGCCGACTGGCAGCCGGTGGGGGATGCGCGCGGCGGCGAATGGCGCACGCAGCCGCTCTGGGGGATCGGCCTGACGCAGACGGTCAGCGGGCACACCTTCTTCCTCCATGACGGTCGCGCGCGAAATCTCGTGGAGGCCATCCTCTGGCATGGCGGCGAGGCCGAAGCCGTGACGGAGGGGTTCAAGGCCCTTCCGAAAGCCGACCGCGACGCACTGGTCCGCTTCCTGGAATCGCTGTGA
- a CDS encoding imelysin family protein, with amino-acid sequence MVLRRLILAAACLAQPVAVVPAGAIEPPGAAAMVQDAIEGYIRPAYASFASTAGVLGGAVDALCREPSPTHLGMARSAFGAIVDAWSRVELVRFGPVMDDNRLERILYWPDRRSTGLKQVQAILADRDAGAVVPESLAGKSVAVQGLGALEFVLFGTGSDDLATAAGFRCAYGAAISANLGSIAARLDTAWSTGEAAAGLWAAPGPDNPLYRDGGEALGELLDTMIHGLELVRDVRIDGFMGDAASGDKPKQALFWRSEETIAALRGNLASIAGLLEASDMTASLPEDRRWIVGSARFELANADRALSGLEGLPIGDILADPDRRARLDYARLVTTSLSDVIGRQLSGEFGLTVGFSSLDGD; translated from the coding sequence ATGGTCCTGCGACGCCTGATCCTCGCCGCCGCCTGCCTGGCGCAACCGGTCGCCGTCGTCCCGGCCGGCGCCATCGAACCGCCCGGTGCCGCGGCGATGGTGCAGGATGCGATCGAAGGCTACATCCGGCCGGCCTATGCGTCGTTCGCATCGACTGCCGGCGTCCTTGGCGGCGCCGTCGACGCTCTGTGTCGCGAGCCCTCTCCGACGCATCTCGGGATGGCCCGCAGCGCGTTCGGCGCGATCGTCGATGCCTGGTCGCGCGTCGAGCTCGTGCGGTTCGGGCCGGTGATGGACGACAACCGCCTGGAACGGATCTTGTACTGGCCGGACCGGCGCTCGACCGGTCTGAAGCAGGTGCAGGCGATTCTCGCGGACAGGGATGCTGGCGCCGTCGTGCCGGAATCGCTCGCCGGCAAGAGTGTGGCCGTGCAGGGACTGGGTGCGCTGGAATTCGTGCTGTTCGGCACCGGCAGCGACGATCTGGCGACCGCAGCCGGCTTCCGCTGCGCCTATGGGGCCGCGATTTCCGCCAATCTCGGGTCGATCGCAGCCCGGCTCGACACGGCCTGGTCGACGGGCGAGGCCGCCGCCGGCCTCTGGGCGGCGCCGGGCCCGGACAACCCGCTCTACCGCGACGGCGGGGAAGCCCTGGGCGAATTGCTGGATACGATGATCCACGGACTCGAACTCGTCCGCGACGTCCGCATCGACGGTTTCATGGGCGACGCGGCTTCCGGCGACAAGCCGAAGCAGGCGCTGTTCTGGCGCTCGGAAGAGACCATCGCCGCTCTCCGCGGCAACCTGGCATCGATCGCCGGGCTGCTGGAGGCCTCGGACATGACCGCCAGCCTGCCCGAGGATCGCCGCTGGATCGTCGGCTCCGCGCGGTTCGAACTCGCCAATGCCGACCGCGCTCTGTCCGGGCTCGAGGGACTGCCGATCGGCGATATCCTCGCAGACCCCGACCGGCGCGCAAGGCTCGACTACGCCCGGCTCGTCACCACGAGCCTGTCCGACGTGATCGGCCGCCAGCTGAGCGGCGAGTTCGGCCTGACCGTGGGCTTCTCGTCGCTCGACGGAGACTGA
- a CDS encoding DUF1513 domain-containing protein has product MRSGRAISVVDRRVFLKAAGAAFLAGLAPDAAAAMLAADAVFATAYVDREGSYGIALLSEEGHLVHTQPLPDRGHDVAFDPLTGRAVAFARRPGTFAVVFDRTGMTAPSTIAAAPGRHFFGHGVFSPDGRLLYATENDIDAAAGLIGVYDATAGFARIGEFQTHGMDPHELLLMPDGRTLAVANGGIETHPDFGRAKLNLSTMKPSLVFLDRHTGSLVESHELAPALHQLSIRHMDLDARGRVWFGCQYEGPALDRPSLVGRVQPGSGIALLDMPDDVLAGLRNYVGSVAANPAAGTVAVSSPQGNRLAVIDTETGMLVGDLVLTEVCGLAADRDGYFATTGEGRIVPASGEDATLPGYVWDNHILRIG; this is encoded by the coding sequence ATGCGATCCGGCCGGGCTATATCGGTCGTCGACCGACGTGTCTTCCTGAAGGCCGCGGGGGCTGCGTTCCTGGCCGGCCTGGCGCCGGACGCCGCCGCGGCCATGCTTGCCGCCGACGCCGTCTTCGCCACCGCCTATGTCGACCGGGAGGGAAGCTACGGCATCGCCCTTCTCTCGGAAGAGGGGCATCTCGTCCACACCCAGCCGCTGCCGGATCGGGGTCACGACGTCGCCTTCGATCCCCTGACCGGTCGTGCCGTGGCATTCGCACGCCGCCCGGGCACGTTCGCGGTCGTCTTCGACCGGACCGGCATGACCGCGCCATCGACCATCGCGGCCGCGCCAGGGCGCCACTTCTTCGGTCACGGCGTCTTCTCGCCGGACGGCCGGCTTCTCTATGCGACGGAGAACGACATCGACGCCGCCGCCGGTCTGATTGGCGTCTACGATGCGACCGCCGGCTTTGCCCGCATCGGCGAGTTCCAGACCCACGGCATGGACCCGCACGAACTCCTGCTGATGCCGGACGGCCGAACCCTGGCCGTTGCCAATGGCGGCATCGAGACCCATCCGGACTTCGGCCGCGCCAAGCTCAACCTCTCCACCATGAAGCCATCGCTCGTCTTTCTCGACCGTCACACCGGGTCGCTGGTCGAAAGCCACGAACTGGCGCCCGCCCTTCACCAGCTTTCGATCCGCCACATGGATCTCGATGCCCGTGGCCGCGTCTGGTTCGGCTGCCAGTATGAGGGACCCGCGCTGGATCGCCCGTCGCTCGTGGGTCGCGTGCAGCCCGGAAGCGGGATTGCGCTGCTCGACATGCCGGACGACGTGCTCGCGGGTTTGCGAAACTACGTCGGCTCCGTCGCGGCAAATCCGGCGGCAGGGACGGTCGCGGTCTCGTCTCCGCAGGGAAACCGGCTGGCCGTCATCGATACGGAGACGGGGATGCTCGTCGGGGACCTGGTGCTGACGGAAGTCTGCGGTCTCGCCGCCGATCGCGACGGCTATTTCGCCACGACGGGCGAGGGGCGCATCGTCCCTGCCTCGGGCGAGGACGCGACGCTGCCCGGCTATGTCTGGGACAACCACATTCTCAGGATCGGCTGA
- the phnN gene encoding phosphonate metabolism protein/1,5-bisphosphokinase (PRPP-forming) PhnN — MSSRQVDRRECQGAFVAVVGPSGVGKDTLLAYARARLDTCDGTPVHFVRRVITRPADGSTEDHDTLSPDAFECALADGAFALSWQAHGLRYGLPESVNRHIAAGDTVVANLSRSALDAVRARYRHVCVVAIAASPQTLAKRLAARGRENAEEVSARLARASASADGLGGAVVSIVNDGLVEDAGDALVAAIRTAGAMAASAVDP, encoded by the coding sequence ATGTCGTCGCGCCAGGTCGACCGGCGCGAGTGCCAGGGAGCGTTCGTGGCCGTGGTGGGGCCGAGCGGCGTCGGCAAGGATACCCTGCTTGCCTATGCCAGGGCCCGGCTTGACACTTGCGATGGGACTCCCGTGCATTTCGTGCGGCGCGTGATCACGCGGCCGGCGGACGGATCGACCGAAGATCATGACACGCTTTCGCCGGACGCTTTCGAGTGCGCGCTGGCGGACGGGGCATTCGCGCTGTCGTGGCAGGCGCACGGTCTCCGGTACGGGTTGCCGGAGAGCGTGAATCGCCACATCGCGGCGGGCGATACGGTCGTTGCCAATCTCTCCCGGTCCGCCCTCGACGCGGTCAGGGCGCGCTACAGGCATGTCTGCGTCGTGGCCATCGCCGCCAGCCCGCAGACGCTGGCGAAGCGGCTCGCGGCGCGCGGCCGCGAAAACGCCGAAGAGGTTTCGGCCCGGCTCGCCCGGGCCTCGGCATCTGCCGACGGGCTCGGCGGCGCCGTCGTTTCGATCGTCAATGACGGGCTGGTGGAAGACGCCGGCGACGCCCTTGTCGCGGCGATCCGGACGGCCGGCGCGATGGCGGCCTCTGCCGTCGACCCTTGA
- a CDS encoding alpha-D-ribose 1-methylphosphonate 5-triphosphate diphosphatase — protein MPTELILTNARIVLADEIVEGTVAVRDGLIADISHGVVRVGEDFGGDYLIPGLVELHTDHLEGHYAPRPKVRWNPLAAVLAHDAQVATSGITTVFDALRVGMDEDPDITAQDMRRLADAIEDGVANDRLRADHFIHLRCEVSADDCLEGFAHFDGDARVRLASLMDHAPGQRQFVNLETYSYYYQRKLKLTDEEFIRFCEKRMAQSDRNSRSNRVAIARACQDRGIVLASHDDATTAHVEEAVEQGIKVAEFPTTLAAAAASKDAGMGVLMGAPNVVRGGSHSGNVSARELAEHGCLDILSSDYIPYSLIQSAFFLGDVVDSVSLPQAVAMVSKNPAAATGLTDRGEIAPGKRADLVRVRVDEHIPVVRSVWREGRRVA, from the coding sequence ATGCCGACGGAACTGATCCTCACCAACGCCCGAATCGTGCTGGCCGACGAGATCGTCGAGGGTACGGTCGCCGTCCGGGACGGACTGATCGCCGACATTTCGCACGGGGTCGTTCGGGTCGGAGAAGACTTCGGCGGCGACTACCTGATTCCCGGGCTCGTCGAACTGCATACGGACCATCTGGAGGGTCACTACGCGCCGCGTCCGAAAGTTCGCTGGAACCCGCTGGCAGCCGTGCTGGCGCATGATGCACAGGTGGCGACCTCGGGTATCACCACCGTCTTCGACGCTCTGCGGGTCGGCATGGACGAGGACCCGGACATCACGGCCCAGGACATGCGCAGGCTCGCCGACGCGATCGAGGACGGTGTCGCCAACGACAGGCTGCGGGCCGATCACTTCATCCACCTGCGCTGCGAGGTCTCGGCCGACGACTGTCTCGAAGGCTTCGCGCATTTCGACGGCGACGCGCGCGTGCGGCTCGCATCCCTGATGGACCATGCGCCCGGCCAGCGCCAGTTCGTCAACCTCGAGACCTACTCCTACTATTATCAACGTAAGCTTAAACTTACGGATGAAGAGTTCATCCGCTTCTGCGAGAAGCGCATGGCGCAGTCGGACCGCAACTCCCGGAGCAATCGCGTCGCGATCGCGAGGGCGTGCCAGGATCGCGGGATCGTGCTGGCAAGCCATGACGACGCGACTACCGCGCATGTTGAAGAGGCGGTCGAACAGGGAATCAAGGTGGCGGAGTTTCCGACCACGCTGGCCGCCGCGGCGGCATCCAAGGATGCGGGCATGGGCGTCCTGATGGGCGCGCCGAACGTCGTGCGCGGCGGGTCGCACTCGGGCAACGTGTCGGCGCGGGAACTCGCCGAACACGGCTGCCTCGACATCCTGTCGTCCGACTACATCCCCTACAGTCTGATCCAGTCGGCGTTCTTCCTCGGCGACGTCGTCGACTCCGTCTCGCTGCCCCAGGCCGTGGCGATGGTGTCGAAGAATCCGGCCGCGGCGACCGGGCTCACCGATCGCGGCGAGATCGCGCCGGGAAAGCGCGCCGATCTCGTCCGCGTCCGGGTGGACGAGCACATTCCCGTCGTGCGCTCGGTCTGGCGCGAAGGCCGCCGCGTCGCCTGA
- a CDS encoding DUF1045 domain-containing protein produces MRYAIYFTPPHGDPLTMAASRWLGRDAFTGEAVTRPDVPGLTREELAYFTASARRYGFHATLKAPFELAPSETEGSLLGAFDAFAEALSPVALPAIRLSQIDRFFALTPAQRSEALDGLASDIVVAFDRFRAPMSEADIARRNPEKLTPAQLKYLHQWGYPYVFEAFRFHMTLSGQVPAAESQRFRGSIESYFGSLLDGPLIVDSIALFAEPEPGAPFTVLAHRALGRLPKRKTA; encoded by the coding sequence ATGCGATACGCCATTTATTTCACGCCGCCTCACGGCGATCCGCTGACGATGGCGGCTTCGCGCTGGCTCGGGCGCGACGCCTTCACGGGCGAAGCCGTCACGCGCCCGGACGTCCCCGGCCTGACGCGGGAGGAGCTCGCCTATTTCACGGCGTCGGCTCGCCGCTACGGGTTCCACGCGACGCTGAAGGCGCCCTTCGAACTCGCGCCCAGCGAGACGGAAGGCAGCCTCCTCGGCGCCTTCGACGCCTTCGCCGAAGCTCTCTCTCCCGTGGCGCTGCCCGCGATCCGGCTGTCGCAGATCGACAGGTTCTTCGCGCTGACGCCTGCCCAGCGAAGCGAGGCGCTGGATGGCCTCGCGAGCGACATCGTCGTCGCCTTCGACCGGTTTCGCGCGCCGATGTCGGAGGCCGACATCGCGCGCCGCAACCCCGAGAAACTGACGCCCGCCCAGTTGAAGTATCTGCACCAGTGGGGCTATCCCTACGTGTTCGAGGCTTTTCGCTTCCACATGACCCTGTCGGGTCAGGTGCCGGCGGCGGAGTCGCAACGATTCCGCGGGTCGATCGAATCCTATTTCGGGTCTCTGCTCGACGGGCCGCTGATCGTCGATTCGATCGCCCTCTTCGCCGAGCCGGAGCCCGGCGCGCCCTTCACCGTCCTGGCGCACCGCGCGCTCGGCCGGCTGCCGAAACGAAAGACCGCATGA
- the phnE gene encoding phosphonate ABC transporter, permease protein PhnE codes for MAIADSGYDPALARASATGLFRRKRMIAFGVPAVILLYLVYVFFAFDIPGLAERARLDNARILLADTYSHKVHVTLDNRSGETSVAIEGENKGLYPPDAWPDWVKRDGQSVVIALEDGESVRFNPDGVRYAVPGYGLVTIHRTEDGITLDTPSGDVPGWINASSTRVSITRPAGRVSVTRNRTEALRYFNGWELFFFTLDSPFSGKSWGQLAELAVSGEQVRPGSSNVGAMASDFWNNAMWRHKDVVWAIFETVLMAFLGTMGAFLIAFPLAFLAATNFSPNILVRFGIRRLFDFLRGVDGLIWTIILSRAFGPGPLTGALAILTTDSGTFGKLFSEALENVDGKQIDGLRSTGANALQRNRFGVIPQVAPVILSQVLYYLESNTRSATVIGAIVGGGIGLLLTQAIQTQKDWEEVSYYIILTLLMVSAMDILSGWLRQRLIGRSTSPANS; via the coding sequence ATGGCGATTGCCGATTCCGGATACGATCCGGCTCTGGCCCGCGCGTCGGCCACCGGTCTTTTTCGCCGCAAGCGCATGATCGCATTCGGCGTTCCGGCCGTCATCCTCCTCTATCTCGTCTACGTGTTCTTCGCCTTCGACATTCCCGGCCTCGCGGAAAGGGCGAGGCTGGACAATGCCCGGATCCTGCTCGCCGACACCTACAGCCACAAGGTCCACGTCACCCTGGACAATCGTTCCGGCGAGACGAGCGTGGCGATCGAAGGCGAGAACAAGGGGCTCTACCCGCCGGACGCCTGGCCGGACTGGGTCAAGCGCGACGGACAGTCGGTGGTGATCGCGCTGGAGGACGGCGAGAGCGTGCGCTTTAATCCGGACGGGGTGCGCTATGCGGTTCCCGGCTACGGGCTGGTGACGATCCATCGTACCGAGGACGGCATCACGCTCGACACGCCCTCCGGCGACGTCCCGGGCTGGATCAATGCCTCGAGCACGCGCGTCTCGATCACACGGCCGGCCGGGCGCGTGTCGGTCACGCGCAACCGCACGGAAGCGCTGCGGTACTTCAACGGGTGGGAGTTGTTCTTCTTCACGCTCGACAGCCCCTTCTCGGGCAAATCGTGGGGCCAGCTGGCAGAGCTCGCCGTCAGCGGAGAGCAGGTGCGGCCCGGATCCTCGAATGTCGGCGCCATGGCGTCGGATTTCTGGAACAACGCCATGTGGCGCCACAAGGACGTGGTCTGGGCGATCTTCGAGACGGTTCTGATGGCCTTCCTGGGCACGATGGGCGCTTTCCTGATCGCCTTTCCGCTGGCGTTCCTCGCGGCGACGAACTTCTCACCGAACATCCTCGTCCGCTTCGGCATCCGCCGCCTGTTCGACTTCCTGCGCGGCGTCGACGGGCTGATCTGGACGATCATCCTCAGCCGTGCCTTCGGGCCGGGGCCGCTGACCGGGGCGCTGGCAATCCTGACGACCGATTCCGGCACCTTCGGCAAGCTGTTTTCCGAAGCGCTCGAGAACGTGGACGGCAAACAGATCGACGGATTGCGCTCGACAGGCGCCAACGCGCTGCAGCGCAACCGCTTCGGCGTCATCCCGCAAGTCGCACCGGTGATCCTCAGCCAGGTGCTCTACTACCTGGAGTCCAACACCCGCAGCGCCACGGTGATCGGCGCCATCGTCGGCGGCGGCATCGGGCTCCTGCTCACCCAGGCGATCCAGACGCAGAAGGACTGGGAAGAGGTGAGCTACTACATCATCCTGACGCTTCTGATGGTCAGCGCGATGGACATCCTGTCGGGATGGCTGCGCCAGCGCCTGATCGGCAGGTCCACGTCGCCCGCCAATTCCTGA
- the phnE gene encoding phosphonate ABC transporter, permease protein PhnE: MANATLGGSATDIKAGYMALVQRKRVYSGIVLIVFVAMLAAGFDLADERNAGGFWSGLSRVFDFPAELVREAIEKAPAMPGNLVKYFPALIETINIAAVSTLIGAMGAILLSLLSTRGLARWPRLIGVFRRMMDVMRALPEVVIALVLIFVLGGGPVPAMIAITFHTAGALGKLFSEVNENADLKPVEGLTSVGASWLQRMWLGVMPQVAPNYLSYALLRFEINVRASAILGFVGAGGIGSELRIAISWGTGRYDAAAAIFILLFLTIVVIDQTSSHFRNKLVRGF, from the coding sequence ATGGCAAACGCGACGCTCGGCGGATCGGCGACCGACATCAAGGCCGGCTACATGGCGCTGGTGCAGCGCAAGCGGGTCTATTCGGGTATCGTGCTGATCGTCTTCGTGGCGATGCTGGCGGCCGGTTTCGATCTCGCTGACGAGCGCAATGCCGGCGGGTTCTGGTCGGGCCTGAGCCGCGTCTTCGACTTCCCGGCGGAACTGGTGCGGGAAGCTATCGAGAAGGCCCCGGCGATGCCGGGCAACCTCGTGAAGTACTTCCCGGCGCTGATCGAGACCATCAACATCGCCGCCGTCTCGACGCTGATCGGCGCGATGGGCGCGATCCTGCTGTCCCTCCTGTCGACACGCGGGCTCGCGCGCTGGCCGCGCCTGATCGGCGTCTTCCGCCGCATGATGGACGTCATGCGCGCGCTGCCGGAAGTCGTGATCGCTCTCGTGCTGATCTTCGTTCTCGGCGGCGGACCGGTGCCGGCAATGATCGCCATCACCTTCCATACCGCCGGCGCGCTCGGCAAGCTGTTCTCCGAGGTCAACGAGAACGCGGACCTGAAGCCGGTCGAAGGGCTGACGTCGGTCGGCGCATCCTGGCTGCAGCGGATGTGGCTCGGCGTGATGCCGCAGGTCGCGCCCAACTACCTCTCCTACGCACTGCTGCGCTTCGAGATCAACGTGCGCGCCTCGGCCATCCTGGGCTTCGTGGGGGCCGGCGGCATCGGTTCCGAGCTGAGGATCGCCATCTCGTGGGGGACGGGCCGCTACGACGCCGCCGCGGCGATCTTCATCCTGCTCTTCCTGACGATCGTGGTGATCGACCAGACGTCGAGCCACTTCAGAAACAAGCTCGTGAGGGGATTCTGA